In Pseudodesulfovibrio hydrargyri, a single window of DNA contains:
- a CDS encoding fumarate reductase flavoprotein subunit produces MQTIYTDFLVVGAGLAGERAAVETAEAGFSAICLSLVPARRSHSSAAQGGMQASLGNSVMGEGDGPDVHFADTVKGSDWGCDQEVARLFADTAPIEMRRLAHWGVPWNRVVPGKSIYYKGGKQFEKVEAAEKEGLIMARSFGGTAKWRTCYTSDGTGHAVMCTMDNRCAEKGVEVHDKTEAIALLQDGEACFGVVARCLRTGELRVYLSKATMIAAGGFGRIYPNTTNAVICDGGAHAMCVATGLVPMGNMEAVQFHPTGIVPTDILVTEGCRGDGGTLLDVDEKRFMNIYEPEKAELASRDVVSRWMTHHMREGHGVKSPYGEHLWLDIRHLGREHITGKLREVYEICTSFLGVDPIHQLIPVRPTQHYSMGGVRTNKDGAAYGLKGLFAAGEAACWDMHGFNRLGGNSLAETVVAGGIIGRRIAEFLEGCETEFKTGLTNDEVKRQQARIDALISGRDGSENVYKVRAAMQDALHKGANIFRTQEGLEKCVADLQEALIRAKKVGLRSNGKGVNPELTAALKLEGQVRLALMVAYGALMRTESRGSHNREDFPARNDRDWLTRTLAYWKKPEDTLPTLEYEPSTTVVEIPPGDRGYGHAEIISADDKKE; encoded by the coding sequence ATGCAGACTATCTACACCGATTTTCTTGTTGTCGGAGCGGGTCTGGCGGGCGAGCGCGCGGCCGTGGAAACGGCCGAAGCCGGTTTCTCCGCCATCTGCCTGAGCCTGGTGCCGGCCCGGCGGTCCCATTCCTCCGCCGCGCAGGGCGGCATGCAGGCCTCCCTGGGCAACTCCGTCATGGGCGAGGGCGACGGCCCGGACGTCCATTTCGCTGACACGGTCAAAGGATCGGACTGGGGCTGCGACCAGGAGGTCGCCCGGCTGTTCGCGGACACCGCGCCCATCGAGATGCGCCGCCTGGCCCACTGGGGCGTGCCGTGGAACCGCGTGGTCCCGGGCAAGTCCATCTACTACAAGGGCGGCAAGCAGTTCGAAAAGGTCGAGGCCGCGGAAAAGGAGGGGCTGATCATGGCCCGCTCCTTCGGCGGCACGGCCAAGTGGCGCACCTGCTACACCTCGGACGGCACGGGTCATGCGGTCATGTGCACCATGGACAACCGCTGCGCCGAGAAGGGCGTGGAGGTCCACGACAAGACCGAGGCCATCGCCCTGCTTCAGGACGGGGAGGCCTGTTTCGGCGTGGTCGCCCGCTGTCTGCGCACGGGCGAACTGCGCGTCTATCTGTCCAAGGCGACCATGATCGCGGCGGGCGGGTTCGGCCGCATCTATCCGAACACCACCAACGCGGTCATCTGCGACGGCGGGGCGCACGCCATGTGCGTGGCCACCGGCCTGGTGCCCATGGGCAACATGGAGGCGGTCCAGTTCCATCCCACCGGTATCGTGCCCACCGACATCCTGGTCACCGAAGGGTGTCGGGGCGACGGCGGCACGCTGCTCGACGTGGACGAGAAGCGGTTCATGAACATCTACGAGCCGGAAAAGGCCGAGCTGGCCTCCCGCGACGTGGTCTCCCGCTGGATGACCCACCACATGCGCGAGGGCCACGGCGTCAAGTCCCCCTACGGCGAGCACCTCTGGCTCGACATCCGCCACCTGGGCAGGGAGCACATCACCGGCAAGCTGCGCGAGGTCTACGAGATCTGCACCTCGTTTCTGGGCGTGGACCCCATCCACCAGCTCATCCCGGTGCGCCCGACCCAGCACTATTCCATGGGCGGCGTGCGCACCAACAAGGACGGGGCCGCCTACGGCCTGAAAGGCCTGTTCGCCGCCGGCGAAGCCGCCTGCTGGGACATGCACGGCTTCAACCGCCTGGGCGGCAACTCCCTGGCCGAAACCGTGGTCGCGGGCGGGATCATAGGCCGCAGGATCGCCGAGTTTCTCGAAGGATGCGAGACCGAGTTCAAGACCGGGCTGACCAACGACGAGGTCAAGAGGCAGCAGGCCCGCATCGACGCGCTGATCTCGGGCCGCGACGGTTCCGAGAACGTCTACAAGGTCCGGGCCGCCATGCAGGACGCCCTGCACAAGGGGGCGAACATCTTCCGCACCCAGGAGGGGCTGGAAAAATGCGTGGCCGATCTGCAGGAGGCCCTGATCCGGGCCAAGAAGGTCGGGCTGCGTTCCAACGGCAAGGGGGTCAACCCCGAGCTGACCGCCGCCCTCAAGCTCGAAGGGCAGGTCAGGCTCGCCCTGATGGTCGCCTACGGCGCGCTCATGCGCACCGAGTCGCGCGGGTCGCACAACCGCGAGGATTTCCCCGCGCGCAACGACCGCGACTGGCTGACCCGGACCCTGGCCTACTGGAAGAAGCCGGAAGACACCCTGCCGACCCTCGAGTACGAGCCGTCCACCACCGTGGTGGAGATTCCGCCGGGCGATCGGGGCTACGGCCATGCGGAAATCATCAGCGCCGACGACAAGAAGGAATAG
- a CDS encoding aminotransferase-like domain-containing protein: protein MSQHFARRMSTVHRSFIREILKVTADPEIISFAGGLPNPELFPVAAMDAAAHEVFQDIGAGALQYSTTEGDAGLRAIIAERYRKRGLTVDPDTILVTTGSQQILDICAKVFMDRDSKVVIERPGYLGAIQAFSLFEPEFVTICLEDDGPNLEELEAAFKAGADCFYAVPNFQNPSGVSYSLEKRKAVAALADRYDALFVEDDPYGELRFLGEDLPSVFSFSEKKGLLCGSFSKIAAPGFRLGWVVAPRKDVYDKLVIAKQAADLHTSTVTQTIMRRYMETNDIESHVALIKERYGRQRECMVEMIGRYFPEGVDITRPEGGMFLWATMPEGCSSMELLDMAIKDKVAFVPGRPFFVDGSGDNTMRLNFSNSDEARIEEGIKRLGKSIASFLK, encoded by the coding sequence ATGTCCCAACATTTCGCCCGGAGGATGAGCACGGTTCACCGCTCGTTCATCCGGGAAATTCTGAAAGTCACGGCCGATCCGGAAATCATTTCCTTTGCGGGCGGTTTGCCCAACCCCGAACTCTTCCCTGTCGCCGCCATGGATGCGGCCGCCCACGAGGTCTTCCAGGACATCGGGGCCGGCGCCCTGCAGTACTCGACCACCGAGGGTGACGCGGGGTTGCGGGCCATCATCGCCGAGCGGTACAGGAAGCGCGGCCTGACCGTGGACCCGGACACCATCCTGGTGACCACCGGCTCCCAGCAGATTCTCGACATTTGCGCCAAGGTTTTCATGGATCGTGACAGCAAGGTGGTCATCGAGCGGCCCGGCTATCTCGGGGCCATCCAGGCCTTTTCCCTGTTCGAGCCCGAATTCGTGACCATCTGTCTGGAGGATGACGGGCCGAATCTCGAGGAGCTCGAGGCGGCGTTCAAGGCCGGAGCCGACTGTTTTTACGCGGTGCCGAACTTCCAGAACCCGTCGGGCGTGAGCTACTCGCTGGAAAAGCGCAAGGCCGTGGCGGCCCTGGCCGACCGGTACGACGCGCTCTTTGTCGAGGACGACCCCTACGGCGAACTGCGTTTCCTGGGCGAGGACCTGCCGAGCGTCTTCTCCTTCAGCGAGAAGAAGGGGCTCTTGTGCGGTTCGTTCTCCAAGATCGCCGCGCCGGGCTTCCGCCTGGGCTGGGTGGTCGCCCCCAGGAAGGACGTCTACGACAAGCTGGTCATCGCCAAGCAGGCGGCTGATCTGCATACCTCCACCGTGACCCAGACGATCATGCGCCGCTACATGGAGACCAACGACATCGAGTCCCACGTGGCGCTCATCAAGGAACGGTACGGCCGCCAACGCGAGTGCATGGTCGAGATGATCGGCCGCTATTTCCCGGAAGGGGTGGACATCACACGGCCCGAGGGCGGCATGTTCCTGTGGGCGACCATGCCCGAGGGGTGTTCGAGCATGGAACTGCTCGACATGGCCATCAAGGACAAGGTGGCCTTCGTGCCCGGCAGGCCGTTCTTCGTGGACGGTTCCGGCGATAACACCATGCGCCTGAACTTCTCCAATTCGGACGAGGCCCGGATCGAGGAGGGCATCAAGCGCCTCGGCAAGTCCATCGCATCGTTCCTGAAGTAA
- a CDS encoding Fe-S-containing hydro-lyase, whose amino-acid sequence MAEYKLNTPLRDEDIERLEAGDVVFLTGIIYSARDAAHKKLVELLDAGKALPFKLEGSAIYYVGPSPAPPGRPIGSAGPTTSYRMDTYAPRLHSLGMKASIGKGKRSGEVKAAMREYKGVYFGATGGAGALLSNSIVESAVIAFEELGPEAVREMKVKDFPLLVINDCHGGELYVKPRLDTAD is encoded by the coding sequence ATGGCCGAATACAAGCTGAACACGCCGTTGAGGGACGAGGACATCGAGCGGCTCGAGGCCGGGGACGTGGTGTTCCTGACCGGGATCATCTATTCCGCGCGCGACGCGGCCCACAAGAAGCTGGTGGAATTGCTGGACGCGGGCAAGGCGCTGCCGTTCAAGCTGGAAGGCTCGGCCATCTACTACGTGGGTCCGAGCCCGGCCCCTCCGGGCCGCCCCATCGGCTCGGCCGGGCCGACCACTTCCTACCGCATGGACACCTACGCCCCGAGGCTGCACTCGCTGGGCATGAAGGCGTCCATCGGCAAGGGCAAGCGTTCGGGCGAGGTTAAGGCGGCCATGCGGGAATACAAGGGCGTCTACTTCGGGGCCACGGGCGGCGCGGGTGCGCTGCTGTCCAACTCCATCGTGGAATCCGCGGTCATCGCCTTCGAGGAACTGGGGCCCGAGGCGGTGCGTGAAATGAAAGTCAAGGATTTCCCGCTGCTGGTCATCAACGACTGCCACGGAGGGGAATTATACGTCAAACCGAGGCTTGACACTGCCGATTAA
- a CDS encoding substrate-binding periplasmic protein → MKRILTTAIFLILGLGAAPRAGAGDFIAMGAPYPPYCVSDGLTVKGMAVSTLTTIMNMCDTPISDREIRLTPWAYGYESAARQTQRILLNAQRNIRTEHLYKWVGPVATAKIVLIGRKRDKLFIPTREQLKDYSIATVRWSRPEKTLLAGGMEEERLLRSPSHVQALRRLDSGEADLFASTELGAACQLAGMGLRPDDFAVYFTFDEEPLYFAFSRDTDDRLIRRLNKALQEIKATGPQGLSRFDKMFAD, encoded by the coding sequence ATGAAACGCATACTGACCACCGCGATATTCCTCATCCTGGGCCTGGGCGCCGCGCCGCGCGCGGGGGCCGGGGATTTCATCGCCATGGGCGCGCCCTACCCGCCCTACTGCGTCAGCGACGGCCTGACCGTCAAGGGCATGGCGGTATCCACCCTGACCACCATCATGAACATGTGCGACACCCCGATCAGCGACCGCGAGATCAGGCTGACGCCCTGGGCCTACGGCTACGAGAGCGCGGCCCGGCAGACGCAGCGCATCCTGCTCAATGCCCAGCGCAATATCCGGACCGAACACCTGTACAAATGGGTCGGTCCGGTAGCCACCGCCAAGATCGTGCTCATCGGCCGCAAACGGGACAAGCTCTTCATCCCCACCAGGGAACAGCTCAAGGATTACAGCATCGCCACCGTGCGCTGGAGCAGGCCGGAAAAGACCCTGCTGGCTGGCGGCATGGAGGAGGAGAGGCTGTTGCGCAGTCCGAGCCACGTCCAGGCCCTGCGCCGACTCGACAGCGGCGAGGCGGACCTGTTTGCGTCCACCGAACTCGGAGCTGCCTGCCAACTGGCGGGCATGGGGCTGCGCCCGGACGACTTCGCCGTCTACTTCACCTTCGACGAGGAGCCCCTGTACTTCGCCTTCAGCCGCGACACCGACGATCGGCTGATCCGTCGGCTCAACAAGGCGCTACAGGAGATCAAGGCCACGGGCCCGCAGGGCCTGAGCCGTTTCGACAAGATGTTCGCCGACTAG
- a CDS encoding succinate dehydrogenase/fumarate reductase cytochrome b subunit has product MSISYAPAGKSGKWDGALDWLQMLTGASLILFMWCHMLLVSSVVISPRLMNAIAGFFEATYMAQVGGPLIFLGFLLHFVLAARKIPFRAEGQKTIWQHARMMHHGDTWLWVVQIVSAMLILVMGSIHMWVVLTDLPITAAKSAARVQSGFWAVFYFFLLPLAELHVGIGFYRIGVKWGFIKDRERDKFKRGENLLTGMFIAIGLITLIRFLFLSVN; this is encoded by the coding sequence ATGTCCATAAGTTACGCACCAGCTGGCAAATCCGGCAAGTGGGATGGCGCGTTGGATTGGCTGCAAATGCTGACCGGCGCCAGCCTGATTTTGTTCATGTGGTGTCACATGCTGCTGGTTTCCAGCGTCGTCATCAGCCCGAGGCTGATGAACGCCATCGCCGGGTTCTTCGAGGCGACGTACATGGCCCAGGTGGGCGGTCCGCTCATCTTTCTCGGTTTTCTGCTCCATTTCGTCCTGGCCGCCCGGAAGATTCCCTTCCGCGCAGAAGGCCAGAAGACCATCTGGCAGCACGCCCGCATGATGCATCACGGCGACACCTGGCTTTGGGTGGTCCAGATCGTCTCCGCAATGCTCATCCTGGTCATGGGCTCCATCCACATGTGGGTGGTCCTGACCGACCTTCCCATCACGGCGGCAAAGTCCGCGGCCCGCGTCCAGAGCGGATTCTGGGCCGTGTTCTATTTCTTCCTGCTCCCCCTGGCCGAACTGCACGTGGGCATCGGTTTCTATCGTATCGGGGTCAAGTGGGGCTTTATCAAGGACCGGGAGCGGGACAAGTTCAAGCGCGGCGAGAACCTGCTGACCGGCATGTTCATCGCCATCGGGCTGATCACCCTGATCCGCTTCCTGTTCCTGAGCGTCAACTAA
- a CDS encoding fumarate hydratase: MREIQGKDVIEAVAGMCVRGNTELPADVRSKLERAMAGEDSPSAVEVLRQLLENADLAHDTKLPLCQDCGLAVLFVEVGDDCRVVGGNLRDLINDGVRKGYAEGYLRKSACDPLTRANTGDGTPAIIHFDLVPGDKLKIAYMAKGGGAENMSRVTMLAPAQGWEGIKKFVVERVAEAGPNPCPPTIIGVGIGGTFEHAAKIAKRGLLRKLDDVHPDPKVAAMEKELEEDLNALGIGPMGLGGKTTVLGVKITLEPCHLASLPLAVNVQCHSQRHEEVEL; this comes from the coding sequence ATGAGAGAGATTCAAGGAAAGGATGTCATCGAGGCCGTGGCCGGGATGTGCGTGCGGGGCAACACGGAGTTGCCCGCCGACGTGCGCAGCAAGCTGGAGCGGGCCATGGCCGGGGAGGATTCCCCGTCGGCCGTGGAGGTCCTGCGCCAGTTGCTGGAGAATGCCGACCTGGCCCATGACACCAAATTGCCGCTGTGCCAGGACTGCGGCCTGGCCGTGCTGTTCGTGGAGGTCGGCGACGACTGCAGGGTGGTCGGCGGCAATCTGCGCGATCTGATCAACGATGGCGTGCGCAAGGGATATGCGGAAGGGTATCTGCGCAAGTCCGCGTGCGATCCGCTGACCCGGGCCAACACCGGCGACGGCACCCCGGCGATCATCCATTTCGACCTGGTTCCGGGCGACAAGCTCAAGATCGCCTACATGGCCAAGGGCGGCGGGGCCGAGAACATGTCCCGCGTGACCATGCTCGCCCCGGCCCAGGGTTGGGAGGGCATCAAGAAGTTCGTGGTCGAGCGGGTGGCCGAGGCCGGACCGAATCCGTGCCCGCCGACCATCATCGGCGTGGGCATCGGCGGGACCTTCGAGCACGCGGCCAAGATCGCCAAGCGCGGCCTGCTGCGCAAGCTGGACGACGTCCACCCCGACCCCAAGGTCGCGGCCATGGAAAAGGAACTGGAAGAGGACCTCAACGCGCTGGGCATCGGCCCCATGGGGCTGGGCGGCAAGACCACCGTGCTCGGCGTGAAGATCACCCTGGAACCGTGCCACCTGGCCAGCCTGCCGTTGGCGGTCAATGTCCAGTGTCATTCCCAACGCCATGAGGAGGTCGAACTGTAA
- a CDS encoding TIGR02391 family protein, whose translation MANFYMKFCPNDHVVYAEGGMPTQKYCTTCGEELISKCPSCNSDIPNYFESRKYFTNNTPVNFPRKNDFCIQCGQPYPWAKQFISGLDHSGIWELMHPTITEICKSRFESGHYADSVEAAFKEINAIVKSAHYKKTGKEEDGKSLMFKAFSSENPSILLSKLDMVTGRNIQEGYMYLFAGSIQAIRNPNAHNNLKISKELSIHYLFIASLLFKMLDKGIIQEKNITT comes from the coding sequence ATGGCTAATTTTTACATGAAGTTTTGTCCCAATGATCATGTAGTCTATGCTGAAGGCGGAATGCCTACCCAGAAATACTGCACGACATGTGGAGAGGAACTGATAAGTAAATGTCCTAGCTGTAACAGCGATATTCCAAATTATTTTGAGTCTCGCAAATATTTTACAAACAACACTCCAGTCAATTTTCCCCGCAAAAATGATTTTTGTATCCAGTGTGGGCAACCTTATCCATGGGCGAAACAATTTATATCCGGATTAGATCATTCCGGCATCTGGGAATTAATGCACCCTACAATAACAGAAATCTGCAAATCTCGTTTCGAGAGTGGGCACTATGCCGATTCAGTAGAAGCTGCATTTAAGGAAATCAACGCCATCGTCAAAAGCGCACACTATAAGAAGACGGGAAAAGAGGAAGATGGGAAATCTCTGATGTTCAAAGCTTTTTCTAGCGAAAACCCATCAATATTACTTTCTAAATTAGATATGGTGACTGGCAGAAACATCCAAGAGGGATATATGTATTTATTTGCTGGATCAATTCAAGCAATCCGTAACCCCAACGCTCATAACAATTTAAAAATATCAAAAGAACTGTCTATTCATTATCTTTTTATAGCTAGTCTGTTGTTCAAAATGCTCGATAAAGGGATTATACAGGAAAAAAACATCACAACTTAA
- a CDS encoding fumarate reductase iron-sulfur subunit, translated as MSRLLKLNIFRYNPEDEQSAPHMQEFVLEETDSMTLFIALNRVREEQDPSLQFDFCCRAGICGSCGMVINGRPGLACHTKTRDLPGEITLLPLPVFKLVGDLSVDTGTWFREMYTKTESWIHTNKVFDPTALEERMDNKDAVAIYELERCVECGCCISACGTARLREDFMGAAALNRVARFLIDPRDQRTDRDYYDIIGNDMGIFGCMGLLACEDVCPKHLPLQNQLGFLRRKMGITSIKRLFSK; from the coding sequence ATGTCCAGATTACTCAAACTCAACATCTTCCGGTACAATCCCGAGGACGAGCAGTCCGCGCCGCACATGCAGGAGTTCGTCCTGGAGGAGACCGACTCCATGACCCTGTTCATCGCGCTCAACCGTGTGCGCGAGGAGCAGGACCCGTCCCTGCAGTTCGACTTCTGTTGTAGGGCGGGCATCTGCGGTTCCTGCGGCATGGTCATCAACGGCCGTCCCGGCCTGGCCTGCCACACCAAGACCCGCGACCTGCCGGGCGAGATCACGCTCCTGCCCCTGCCGGTCTTCAAGCTGGTCGGCGACCTGTCCGTGGACACCGGCACCTGGTTCCGCGAGATGTATACCAAGACCGAATCGTGGATTCACACCAACAAGGTGTTCGACCCCACCGCCCTCGAGGAGCGCATGGACAACAAGGACGCCGTGGCCATCTACGAGCTGGAACGGTGTGTGGAATGCGGCTGCTGCATCTCGGCCTGCGGCACCGCCCGGCTGCGCGAGGACTTCATGGGCGCGGCCGCGCTCAACCGCGTGGCCCGGTTCCTCATCGACCCGCGCGACCAGCGGACCGACCGTGACTACTACGACATCATCGGCAACGACATGGGCATCTTCGGCTGCATGGGGTTGCTGGCCTGCGAGGACGTCTGCCCCAAACACCTGCCGCTGCAAAACCAGCTCGGCTTCCTGCGACGCAAAATGGGCATCACTTCCATAAAGCGTTTGTTCAGTAAGTAA
- a CDS encoding M16 family metallopeptidase, with the protein MFRKLLLLAGLALLLAGCKTASMNNRTETVPTPAPTTAKAASLPTLDGSEQAATHIVRLKNGLTVLIKEDDRFPLVNVRLYVHAGSAYETPDIAGISHLLEHMVFKGTDKRAPGETARQIESVGGSLNAATSFDYTVYYVEVPETQWKLGMDVVTDMAFHQTIDPKELESEKKVVLEELERGEDTPTSKLFKTLQSMVWKDTSYEWPIIGTRETVSGITRPQIKQYIANHYQPQSMLLAVVGKVDPDKILAEADQLVGSLVNTRSFTPPAPLPVPEAGHGPRVVKLTGKWNKVYMGAAFPIPYGTSAEIPGLEMLCQLLGGDDTSRLYRTFKYDKQLVDDISVSPLSLERGGMLYVHAVLDADKVDEFWTALNKEMAAFDPADFTDREIERARLNLENSLFLAKETLSGLAGKLGYFQFLDSGEQAEKNYLFALSQVNRDELKRLFDEYIRPDRLTLAVLTPEDAPVSAEGLTGITTANWPSKKAAKAQQAAKQATGPAEVALPGGSKLILLPDDTLPYTAMSMYWTGGDGELDPSQQGLAALTAASLTRGTLKMSATELQDFLSDHAASLGSTAGRNVFAVEAKFPTRFTDQVLPVLSETLTGPAFNQTEVERAKQDQIAGIKQSEDRPLGLAFRQLFPFLYKTGPYSLLHMGTPEGVEQFTTADIIRFWSRQSMHPFTLAVCGDFDQEAMETFATNIARTLTAPTGEYAFTTPEWGTEREDDLHLPDRNQAHILMIFPTPGKTDQEASAKLELLRAALAGQSGLLFRDLRDKQGLAYTVTAMLWQSRNTGFMALYIGTGPDKVDQSLTGFNKVLADLAATPLPQDEIDRARNILTGDYYQEHQSLLSRSREAASLQVRGFDLDYEQNLIDRAQTVTPAEIQDMVKQYLTPDKAYLMKVTP; encoded by the coding sequence ATGTTCCGAAAACTATTATTGCTTGCGGGGCTCGCATTGCTCCTCGCGGGTTGCAAAACAGCATCCATGAATAACCGTACCGAAACCGTCCCGACCCCGGCCCCGACGACCGCCAAGGCGGCGTCCCTCCCCACCCTGGACGGCTCCGAACAGGCGGCCACGCACATCGTCAGGCTCAAGAACGGCCTGACCGTGCTCATCAAGGAGGACGACCGCTTCCCGCTGGTCAACGTCCGCCTGTACGTGCACGCGGGCAGCGCCTACGAGACGCCCGACATCGCGGGCATCAGCCACCTGCTCGAGCACATGGTCTTCAAGGGCACGGACAAACGCGCCCCGGGCGAGACCGCCCGGCAGATCGAGTCCGTGGGCGGCAGCCTGAACGCGGCCACCAGCTTCGACTACACCGTCTATTATGTCGAGGTCCCGGAGACCCAGTGGAAGCTCGGCATGGACGTGGTCACGGACATGGCCTTCCACCAGACCATTGATCCCAAGGAACTGGAGAGCGAGAAGAAGGTCGTGCTCGAAGAGCTCGAGCGCGGCGAGGACACGCCCACCAGCAAGCTGTTCAAGACGCTGCAGTCCATGGTCTGGAAGGACACCAGCTACGAGTGGCCGATCATCGGCACCCGCGAAACCGTGTCCGGCATCACCCGGCCGCAGATCAAGCAGTACATCGCCAACCACTACCAGCCGCAGTCCATGCTCCTGGCCGTGGTCGGCAAGGTCGATCCGGACAAGATCCTGGCCGAGGCCGACCAACTGGTCGGCTCCCTGGTCAACACCCGCTCCTTCACCCCGCCCGCGCCCCTGCCCGTGCCCGAGGCGGGCCACGGCCCCCGCGTGGTCAAGCTGACCGGCAAGTGGAACAAGGTCTACATGGGCGCGGCCTTCCCCATCCCCTACGGCACCTCGGCCGAAATCCCGGGCCTGGAGATGCTCTGCCAGCTGCTGGGCGGGGACGACACCTCGCGCCTGTACCGGACCTTCAAGTACGACAAGCAGCTGGTCGACGACATCTCGGTCTCGCCGCTGTCGCTGGAGCGCGGCGGCATGCTCTACGTCCACGCCGTGCTCGACGCGGACAAGGTGGACGAGTTCTGGACCGCGCTGAACAAGGAGATGGCCGCCTTCGACCCGGCGGACTTCACGGACCGCGAGATCGAACGCGCCCGCCTGAATCTCGAGAATTCCCTGTTCCTGGCCAAGGAGACCCTGTCCGGCCTGGCCGGGAAGCTCGGCTACTTCCAGTTCCTGGACAGCGGCGAACAGGCCGAGAAAAACTACCTCTTCGCCCTGAGCCAGGTGAACCGCGACGAACTGAAGCGGCTCTTCGACGAATACATCCGGCCCGACCGGCTGACACTGGCCGTGCTCACGCCTGAAGACGCCCCGGTCTCGGCCGAAGGCCTGACCGGTATCACCACGGCCAACTGGCCGTCCAAAAAGGCGGCCAAGGCCCAGCAGGCCGCCAAGCAGGCCACGGGCCCGGCCGAGGTCGCCCTGCCCGGCGGCTCCAAGCTGATCCTTTTGCCCGACGACACCCTGCCCTACACCGCCATGTCCATGTACTGGACCGGCGGCGACGGCGAGCTCGACCCGTCCCAGCAGGGACTGGCCGCCCTGACCGCAGCCTCCCTGACGCGCGGGACCCTCAAGATGTCCGCCACCGAACTGCAGGACTTCCTGTCCGACCACGCGGCCAGCCTGGGCTCCACCGCCGGACGCAACGTCTTCGCCGTGGAGGCCAAGTTCCCCACCCGGTTCACGGACCAGGTTCTGCCGGTCCTGAGCGAAACCCTGACCGGACCGGCCTTCAACCAGACCGAGGTGGAACGGGCCAAACAGGACCAGATCGCGGGCATCAAGCAGAGCGAGGACAGGCCGCTCGGTCTGGCCTTCCGCCAGCTCTTCCCGTTCCTGTACAAGACCGGCCCATACTCCCTGCTCCACATGGGCACTCCCGAGGGCGTGGAACAGTTCACCACGGCCGACATCATCCGCTTCTGGAGCCGCCAGTCCATGCACCCGTTCACCCTGGCCGTGTGCGGCGACTTCGACCAGGAGGCCATGGAGACGTTCGCGACCAACATCGCCCGGACCCTGACCGCGCCCACCGGCGAGTACGCCTTCACCACCCCCGAATGGGGCACGGAACGCGAGGACGACCTCCATCTGCCCGACCGCAACCAGGCGCACATCCTGATGATCTTCCCCACCCCGGGCAAGACCGACCAGGAGGCGTCCGCCAAGCTCGAACTGCTGCGCGCCGCCCTGGCGGGCCAGTCCGGCCTGCTCTTCCGCGACCTGCGCGACAAGCAGGGATTGGCCTACACGGTCACCGCCATGCTCTGGCAGAGCCGCAACACCGGGTTCATGGCCCTGTACATCGGCACCGGGCCGGACAAGGTCGACCAGTCCCTGACCGGCTTCAACAAGGTCCTGGCCGATCTGGCCGCCACCCCCCTGCCCCAGGACGAAATCGACCGCGCCCGGAACATCCTGACCGGCGACTACTACCAGGAACACCAGTCCCTGCTCTCCCGCAGCCGCGAGGCCGCCAGCCTGCAGGTGCGCGGATTCGACCTCGACTACGAGCAAAACCTCATCGACCGGGCCCAGACCGTCACCCCGGCCGAAATCCAGGATATGGTCAAACAGTACCTCACCCCGGACAAGGCCTACCTCATGAAGGTCACCCCGTAG